In Paenibacillus sonchi, a single genomic region encodes these proteins:
- a CDS encoding tagaturonate reductase yields the protein MTQRLSRTTQPGLPQYPERMIQFGEGNFMRAFVDWQLQQMNQQGLFNGSAAVVVPIGQGLGGLMAEQDNLYTVLLNGIMQEQPVNSREIITSVSRVINPYSDYEAYLALAENDELEFITSNTTEAGIAYQPEDRLEDAPPSSFPAKLTALLYRRFELGKKGFVIIPCELIDRNGEKLKEIVQQYAAAWNLGEAFLQWLDAENTFCCSLVDRIVPGYPRDKAAELEAELGYLDKLMVTAEPFLFWVIEGPAWLSERLPLAKAGLNVVVTGDMTLYRERKVHLLNGPHTAMVPLAMMAGLETVEDVMNDETFYRFVRRLLDEELIPVLDLPQEELLSYADAVLERFKNPFIRHELASISLNSISKFKTRLLPVLLRYQQERGQLPPLITLAFAALLLSYRGDRVKRQDSAEVLAVFDQAWSQPSTFAASILREVSLWGRDLTQVPGLAEAVDARLRQLQSSGSRAALQQLVRSEV from the coding sequence ATGACACAGCGTTTATCCAGAACCACTCAGCCCGGCCTGCCGCAATATCCAGAACGGATGATTCAATTTGGGGAAGGCAATTTCATGCGTGCCTTCGTAGACTGGCAGCTGCAGCAGATGAACCAACAAGGCCTGTTCAACGGAAGTGCGGCGGTCGTCGTGCCGATCGGCCAGGGACTCGGCGGCCTGATGGCCGAGCAGGATAATCTCTACACGGTGCTGCTGAACGGCATCATGCAGGAGCAGCCAGTCAATTCGCGCGAGATCATCACCAGTGTCAGCCGGGTGATCAACCCCTACAGCGACTATGAAGCGTATCTGGCCCTGGCCGAAAATGATGAGCTGGAGTTTATCACCTCCAATACGACCGAAGCAGGCATCGCCTATCAGCCGGAAGACCGTTTGGAGGATGCGCCTCCCTCAAGCTTTCCTGCCAAGCTGACCGCCCTTCTCTACAGACGGTTTGAGCTGGGCAAAAAAGGTTTCGTCATCATCCCCTGTGAGCTGATTGACCGCAATGGGGAAAAGCTGAAGGAAATTGTGCAGCAATACGCCGCAGCATGGAACCTGGGTGAAGCGTTCCTGCAGTGGCTGGATGCTGAGAACACCTTCTGCTGCAGTCTGGTTGACCGGATTGTTCCGGGTTATCCGCGCGACAAGGCCGCTGAGCTGGAAGCGGAGCTGGGCTACCTCGACAAGCTGATGGTAACCGCAGAGCCGTTCCTGTTCTGGGTCATTGAAGGTCCCGCGTGGCTGTCCGAGCGGCTTCCGCTAGCGAAAGCCGGACTTAACGTAGTCGTTACGGGTGACATGACCCTCTACCGCGAGCGCAAGGTTCATCTGCTGAATGGGCCGCATACGGCCATGGTTCCCCTCGCCATGATGGCAGGGCTCGAAACCGTGGAGGATGTGATGAACGATGAAACGTTCTACCGCTTTGTGCGCAGGCTTTTGGATGAAGAACTGATTCCGGTGCTGGATCTGCCGCAAGAAGAGCTTCTCTCTTACGCGGACGCTGTGCTGGAGCGCTTCAAAAACCCGTTCATCCGCCACGAGCTGGCCTCGATTTCACTGAACAGCATCTCCAAGTTTAAAACACGGCTTCTCCCTGTGCTCCTCCGGTATCAGCAGGAACGCGGCCAACTGCCGCCGCTGATTACACTGGCTTTTGCCGCGCTGCTGCTTAGCTACCGGGGTGACCGCGTGAAGCGTCAGGACAGTGCCGAGGTGCTGGCGGTTTTTGATCAGGCCTGGAGCCAGCCTTCCACCTTCGCTGCTTCAATTCTTAGAGAAGTCAGCCTGTGGGGCCGGGATCTGACACAGGTGCCGGGTCTTGCTGAAGCTGTTGACGCCCGGCTGCGCCAGCTCCAAAGCTCCGGCAGCCGTGCCGCACTACAGCAGTTGGTCCGTTCAGAAGTTTAA